CCTCTTCGTCGGGCCCGAGGTGCGGGTCTGCGAGATGTAGCCGTCGCGGGATCCGCGCACCGAGACCGTGATGCGGTGGCCGGCGTCGTACGCGGTCACCGTGTAGGTCGGGTCCTCGGCGCCTCGGATCCGCTCGCCGTCACGGAACCACCGGTACTCGAGCTCCACGGGGGCGGGCTGCCAGGTGCCGGTGCGGACGGAGAGCGTCTGCCCGTATTCGGCCGTGCCGACGATGGACGGCAGCGGAGCGGTCAGGGCCTTGGCACCGGGTGCGTCGGCGGTGAGTCCGTCGACGTGGACCTCGCGATAGCTGTCGGCGATGTAGCCGAAGGTGAGGTCGAAGGACACGCGCTTGCCGTAGCCCGGCATCACCGTGAGGGAGCCGACTCCTCCCACCTCGATCAGGGGCGCGCCGTCGACGGAGTAGTAGATGGCGCTCTCCTCCGGCGTGAAGCCGTTCAGAGCGCTGCGCACATCCCAGCGGAAGGTGACGGAGGGACCGTCCACGATCACCTCCGGGGTGTACTCCAGGGAGCCGCCGACGAACCGGGCCTCCTGGGGTGCGGACGCGGCGCCGACGACCGCCGCGCCGTCCACCGTGCCCGCGACGCGGACGCTGAGCAGATGGGTCCCGGCCGTCCCCGGCAGGTACACCTCGTCCGTGTACCCGGTCACGGACCCCGATCCGCCGGTGCGCCAGGGACCCGTCCCGTCCAGCTGGTACTCGTAGTGCAGATCGGCTCCCTCCGGGATCCCGGTCAGGTCGACCTCGAAGAGACCGTGGAACACCGGCTGGGTGCCGAAGTCGAACCACTCGGGCCTCACCACGGGCGCGGGGATGCGCACCGCGGCGGTCGTCGAGGCGGCGGCGGGTACGGCGTCGGCGGCGGGCGCGGTCGTCGTGGCCGCCTGCGCGGGCGCGACCCCCGCGAATGCGGTGCCGGCGGCGACGACGACGGCGAGAGCGGTGAGCGGGAGACGTCGTCCCCCGGTGGTGCGGATCATGCGGTCCTTCCTCCTGGGGCGTCCTCGTCCCCGCGTCGATGCTCCTCCGGGCTCGGCCGCGGCCGCATCCCCCCGTCCGGGTCCGCCCCGAGCGGGGCGTACCGTGGACGGGACCCGCCCCGATCCGTCAGGAGCCCCCGCATGCCCACCGTCCTCCTCACCGGATTCGAGCCCTTCGACGGCGACACGAGCAACCCGTCGTGGACGGCCGTGCAGGAGGTGCGCGACCGCTGGGACGGCGACGCCGAGATCCAGGTGCGCCAGCTGCCCGTCGACTTCGCGAAGGTCGACGACGCGCTGCGGGCGGCGCTCGCCGAGGTGGATCCGGACGTCGTCATCTCCGTGGGCCTCGCGGGCGGCATCGAGACGCTCGAGGTGGAGCGCGTCGCGATCAACGTCGACGACGCCCGAATCCCCGACAACACGGGCTTCCAGCCCATCGACGAGCCGGTCGTCGACGGCGGCCCCGCCGCGTACTTCAGCACCCTCCCGATCAAGGCGGCGGTCTCCGCCGTGCGCACGAAGGGGATCCCCGCGGTCGTCTCGCAGACCGCAGGCACCTACACCTGCAACCACGTCTTCTACCTGCTGATGCACGAGCTGCGCGACCGCCCGGGCACCCGCGGCGGCTTCGTCCACATCCCGTACTCGACGGAGGAGGCGATCGGCACCGACCGCCCCTACATGCGCATGGACCAGCTCGCGACGGCCCTCACGGCCGTGGTGCGCGCGACGCTCGCGAACGCGACCGACGTGAAGGTGGGCGGCGGGTCGCTCGACTGACGGGGAGCCGCTCGCGCCGATTCACTGAATCACTCATAACTAGGGTCGGATTCCAGTGTGACCTCGAGCTAAGGAGAGTCCGAGCAGGCGCATGAGGCGACGGCTCAGGTATCCAGCTCAGTATCTGAAACGGGTTCATCGGTATAAGGTCAGCCTATGAAATCTTTTATTCGCAACCCGTGGCGTCGTGACGTGATAATTGGTACTGTCGGCGTAAGCCTTTTGTCTATACTGCTCGTCATACTTGCATCTTGTGCCGGGGAGCAGATGGTATGGCAGATCATCTCGTTCGCCTCGTCCATCGGCGGGGTGATCTGCCTGCTCATCGCGGACTTTACGACTCACTGGCGGAGGAGCGCAGATTCAGATCCGGAGGGCAAGCTGCCTCGAACGAGATCGTCGGTCAAGGAGTCGAGATTAGACCTAAGACGGGACGGTAATCTTCGAGCTGCGGGGCACGGAGGTCTTCTTATAGCCGCCTCCGTTCTCGCAGGACTATATATCCGCGGCCTAGACCTGCCATACTAGGGATCAAGGCTCGCTGCTACTTCCCCTAATGAAAGTAGGGATGGCTTGTCGCCCACTTAGAGGGATTTCGCCTATTCGCGATCGGCCAGTTTGGGCGGTCGTCACGCCACCCGCGCATCCGCCCCGCGCACCCGCAGCATGAGCAGCAGCCCCGCGAGCAGCACGATGACGATTCCGATGATCCCGAAGCGCGTGTCGCCCGTGATGGCCACCGCGATGCCGAACAGGCCCGGCGCGAGGAACGAGACCGCGCGGCCCGTGGTCGTGTAGAGGCCGAACATCTCGCCCTCGCGGCCGGCGGGGGAGATGCGCGCGAGGAACGTGCGGCTCGACGACTGCACGGGTCCCACGAACAGGCAGAGGAACAGGCCCGTCGCCCAGAAGCCGGCCTTGGCGTCGCCGACGGCGAGCACCGCGGATCCGCCGAGGATGAGGCAGAGGAGCGAGACGAGGATGACGGGCTTCGCGCCGAACCGGTCGTCGAACCAGCCGGCCGCGAAGGTGCCGATGCCGGCGACCACGTTCGCCGCGACGCCGAAGAGCAGCACCTCGGTGGTCGAGAAGCCGAAGACCTGGGCCGCGATGATCGCCCCGAACGTGAAGACGGCCGCGAGCCCGTCGCGGAACACCGCGCTCGCGAGCAGGAACACGAGCACGCGCGGCGACTCCCGGTAGAGCTCGGCGATGCGGCGGAACAGCGTGCGGTACGAGTCGACGATGCCCTGCCGCTTCCGGCCCGGGGTCGCGGGGATCTCGGGCACGCCCACGAGCACGGGGATCGAGAACACGGCGCACCAGATCGCGGCCACGAGGATCGCGATGCGCACGTCGAGCGCGCCGCCCTCGGCACCCGACGGCAGGCCGAGGAGGCCGGAGGCGCCCGGCGTCCCGAAGTCGAAGAGGAAGAGGCCGAGCAGCAGCGCGAGCAGCACGATCCCGCCCACGTAGCCCATGCCCCAGCCGAGGCCGGACACGCGGCCGACCGTGCGCGGCGTGCTCACCTGCACGAGCATCGCGTTGTAGTTCACGCTCGCGAACTCGAAGAACACGTTGCCGGTGGCGAGGAGCACGGCGCCGAGCCAGAGGTAGGAGGGCACGGGCTCGACGAACACCATGCCGAGCATGGCGAGAACGACGATGCCGGTGTTGATCCCGAGCCAGAGGCGGCGGCGGCCTGACCCGTCGGAGCGCTGCCCGAGCACGGGCGCGAGCACCGCGATGAGGAGGCCGGCGATCGTGAGCGCGAGCGAGATCACGCCGGAGGTGTCGGCCTTGGCGGCGACGAGCGACGGGTTCCGCGTGTCGTCGCCCGCGGCCGCGACGATCGCGGGATCCACGAACAGGCTGCTGGCGAGGTACGTGCTGAAGACGAAGGTGGTGACCACGGCGTTGAAGGCGGCGGATCCCCAGTCCCACAGCGCCCACGCGGCGACCCGTCGGCGGGGAGGGGCGGCGGGCTCGTCGATGCGTCCGGGCGCGGCGGTGGTCATGGTCGCAACCTAGTCGGTGGACGTGTCGCGGCCGGGTCGCGAGCCGATCGGGCCCGCCCCTACGCTGGCCCGATGGACGGACCCCTCGAAGGCGGCAACATGAACCGCGTCGATCGCGAGGGCGACACCGTCACCCGAGACGCCGGCCCGTGGACCCCGACCGTGCACCGCTGGCTCCGGCACCTCGCGCTCGCGGGCGTCGAGGGGATCCCGCAGCCGCTCGGCATCGAGGGCGGTCGCGAGCGGCTGACGTTCATGCACGGCGACGTGCCCGTCTACCCGCTGCCGCGCTGGATCTGGGCCGACGACGTGCTCGTCCAGGCCGGCCGCCGCCTCCGCGAGCTCCACGACGCGAGCATCGGCTTCATGCTGGGCGGCTCCGTCTGGCAGTCGGAGGTCAAGGTGCCCGCCGAGGTGATCTGCCACAACGACTTCGCGCCGCACAACCTCGTCTTCGCCGACGGCCGGCTCGTGGGCGTGATCGACATGGACATGGCCTCGCCCGGCCCGCGCATCTGGGACATCGCGTACCTCGCCACGCGCGCGGTGCCGCTGTCCGGTTCCGCGCAGGATGGCGCGCCCGGCATGGACGACGCCCGCCGCCGTGTCGAGCTGCTCCTCGACGCGTACGGATCCGACGCGACCTGGGCCGACGTGCTGCGGATCACGATCCTGCGCCTCCACGACCTCGCCGGGATCTCGCTCGCGAAGGCCGACGAGCTCGGCAAGCCGCACCTCCGCGCCGACGCCGCGTGCTACTCCGCCGACGCCGCGTCCCTCCGCGGGATCCTCGACGCCGAGCGCGCGCACCCGGCGTGACGGCTCAGCCCCGCGCGACCCGCCCCGCCACCTCCCGCAGCACGTCCGCGTCCTCGTAGGCCAGCTCCATCCCGATCGCCTCGGCCACCGGGAACCACGCGACGCGCTGCCCCTCGGTGAGCCGGATGTCCTCCGCCGCCACGTCGAGCGGCGCGGTGAACGTGTGCTCGATCCCGTAGGAGCGCGTGCGCGTCATGAGGTGCGCGACCTCGGCCGGCGCGATCCGCACGCCCAGCTCCTCCTCGACCTCCCGCACGATGCACGCGAGCGGCGTCTCGCCCGGCTCGAGCATGCCGCCCGGGATCGCCCACATGCCGGGGAAGGGGATGGTCGGGATGTCGTCGCGCAGCTGCAGCAGGATCCGCCCCGCCGCGTCCACGAGCACCACCTGGCAGCCCTCGCTCACGCGGTCGCGGTCGCGTCGGGGCCGTCGATGGTGTGCGCCGTCATCGCGATCGCGGCGCGCGCGATGTCCTCGGCCGTCTCCTCCGTGCCGAGCGCGGGGGAGGCCCGCAGCGCCACGGCTGCCGCCGTGCGGTAGTCGGCCTCCATGCGCGCGAGGGTCTTCCGGCCCGCGGCCGTGAGCTCGAGGAAGACGCTGCGGCGGTCCTTCGGGTTCGGCACGCGGTCCAGGTGCCCGGCGCCGACCAGCCGGTCGATCACGGCGGTCACCGCGCCCGTGCCCATGGAGATCTCCGAGGCGAGCAGCTTGGGGGTCATGCGGCCGAGGTCGCCGACCACGCTGATCACCGTCAGGTCGGTCACGTTGACGCCGATGTCCTGCGCGATGCGCGTGCGCAGATGGCGCTGCGCGGTCTCGATCATGTGCAGCGCGTTGGCGAGGGCATCCACGGCCGCGGCATCGTCGCGGCGGCGGGCGGTTCTCTCCGGGGTCATCTCGGGTGTCCCTGCGTCGGTGGATCCGGCGGATCCGTGGGCGGTCCAGCGACTGTAACGCGCCGTGGCGGCCGCGATCCCCTCGGCGAACGGGTGCCCCCCCGCAGTGGGGGGATTGCGCGCAATCCGAGTAGCTGTATATTCGAGTTACTCGCACAGCGAGCCACCGAGCTCCCACCCCAGGGGCTCACCCAGCCCCTTACCTCCCCGAGACACCCGGAGTCAGACCATGTCGCACCACATCGCCGCCGCCAAGACCAAGCGCGTCCGCTTCGCCCCCCTCGCCATCGCCGGCGGCGTCGCCGCCGCCGTCCTCCTCTCCGTCTCGATGTCCGGCACGCTGTCGGGCTTCGTCGCCTCGATCACCAACGACACCAACACGGCGGCCTCCGGCTCGCTCGTCATGCAGGAGTCGCAGGCCGGCGCCACCGGCGCCCCGACCGTCACCTGCCTCAGCACGAGCGCGACGTCCGGCGTCGACTCCAACGCCGCCACCTGCTCCACCATCAACAAGTTCGGCGGCTCGACCACGATGACCCCCGGCCAGACGGTCACGAGCGTCGTGAACATCAAGAACGTGGGCACCTCCAAGGCCTCGACCTTCACGCTGACCCCCGGCGCCGCCTGCACGCAGACCAAGAACGGCACCGTCAACGGCTCGGCCACCGACTTCTGCGCCAAGCTCAACGTCGTCATCACCGCGGCCGGCAGCGCCACCCCCGTCTACTCAGGCACCGCCGCGGCCCTCGCCGGATCCTCCGCCAAGACGCTGACCGCGCTCGCCGCCAACGGCAGCACGGACTTCACCTTCGCCGTCACGCTCGACGCCTCGGCCGGCAACACGTACCAGGGCCTCGGCGCCTCGCTGCCCCTCACCTGGACCTTCGCCGCCTAGCCCAGTCCGCCAGCCCCCCAGCTGGATCCCCCGCGGGGCCGCCGAGAGGCGGCCCCGCACCCCTCGACCCGGGAGGTGCCCATGACCGACATCCAGGACCGCGCGACCGGCTCCGCGATCGCCGCCCTCGAGCTCGACCTCATCGAGCTGGACCTCGTCACGGAGGAGGCGGACCTCGACCCCGCCTCCCCCGTCCTCCCCGTGCGCGGCGCGACCCGACGCGCCGCGCGCACCTCCCGCACGATCCGCCGCCGCACCGTCCTGATGTGGGCGGCCACCGTCCTCCTCACCGCCCTCGTCGCGGTGACGCTCCTCTTCCAGGCGTCCGGCGGCCGCTGGTTCGTCGTGCAGACGCCGTCGATGGGCACCACGGCCCCCGTCGGCACCCTGCTGCTCACGACCCCCGTCCTCCTCGAGGACCTGCACGTCGGCGACGTCGTCAGCTTCCACCCCTCCACCACGCCGGACGAGACCTACACGCACCGCGTCATCGCGGTCGACGCCGACGGGATCACCACCCGGGGCGACATCAACGGCGCCGTGGATCCGTGGAAGACCGACCAGGCGCACCTCGTCGGCGAGGCCACGACGATCCTCCCCGGCTTCGGCTGGCTCGCGAAGGGCGTGCCGCTGCTGCTCGCCGGCCTCGTCATCGTCATGGTGCTCACCCGTCCCATCGGCTCGCCGACGCACCGCGCCTCCCTGCGCATGCTCGGCGGCGCGCTCGTCGCGGCGCTCACGGTCTTCCTGCTCAAGCCTTTCGTCGGCCTCGTGGTGCTCGACGCCGCGACCCGCGGCGACGACGTCGAGGCGACCGTCGTGTCGACCGGCATGCTCCCCATCCGCATCGCGGCCGAGGGCGGCACCCACACCACGCTCGCCGCCGGCCAGGTCGGCACGATCACCGCGCCCGCGGCCGAGGCGGGCCGCTTCCACGACGTGACGTCCACGCTCGACCTGCCGCTCTGGGGCTGGATCCTCTTCTTCGGCCTCTGCGCGCTCCCCCTCCTCTGCACGCTCGTCGTCGGCCTGCCCGCCGAGCGCGAGGAGCGCCGCGCATGACCGTCGCCGCCCGCGTCGCCGCGATCGCCGCCTCCGTCTCCGCGGTCGCCCTCGGCGCCGTCCTCCTCCTCGCGCCCGGCACGAGCGGCGCGTACACCGCCGCCATCACCAACTCGAACAACACCGCGGCGTCGTCCGCGGCCTTCTTCACCTGCTCGAGCGCCTTCGCGGCCGACAAGGCCAACGCGCTGTTCGCCTACCCGCTCAACGAGGCGACCGGATCCACGACCGCCGTCGACGCCGCCACCGGCTCCAACCCGGGCACGTACCGCGGCGGCATGACGAGCGACACGACGAGCAGCCGGGCCTGCTCGCGCGACACAGGCGGCGCCTACGTCCTCGACGGCAGCGACTCCGTCACGAACGCGCTGCAGGCCCAGGGCCCGGCGACGTTCAGCACCGAGGTGTGGTTCAAGACCACCGTGAAGGGCGGCAAGCTCATCGGCTTCGGCAACTCGCAGGCCGGATCCTCGTCGGCCTACGACCGCCACACCTACGTCTCCACGACGGGCCAGCTGTCCTTCGGCACCTACAACGGCGGCTACCAGACGATCACGAGCTCCGCCAACGTCGCCGACGGCGCCTGGCATCACGTGGTCGCCACGATGTCGCCCAGCACGGGCATGACCCTGTACCTCGATGGCGCCCGCGTCGCCCAGAACACGGGCTTCACCGCCCCGGAGAGCAACAGCGGCTACTGGCGGATCGGCTACGACAACACGTCGGGGTGGCCGAACGCGGGATCCGCCTACTTCGTCGGCAGCATGCGCTTCGCGGCCGTGTACAAGACGGCCCTCACCGCGACGCAGGTCCAGAACCACTACAACGCCGGCCGCTGACGCGACGACGGGACGGTCGCATGACCGTCCCGTCGTCCGTGCGAGCGGTGGATCAGCTCGCGGGCACCACGTCCCAGT
This genomic interval from Clavibacter michiganensis contains the following:
- the pcp gene encoding pyroglutamyl-peptidase I; amino-acid sequence: MPTVLLTGFEPFDGDTSNPSWTAVQEVRDRWDGDAEIQVRQLPVDFAKVDDALRAALAEVDPDVVISVGLAGGIETLEVERVAINVDDARIPDNTGFQPIDEPVVDGGPAAYFSTLPIKAAVSAVRTKGIPAVVSQTAGTYTCNHVFYLLMHELRDRPGTRGGFVHIPYSTEEAIGTDRPYMRMDQLATALTAVVRATLANATDVKVGGGSLD
- a CDS encoding NUDIX hydrolase — encoded protein: MSEGCQVVLVDAAGRILLQLRDDIPTIPFPGMWAIPGGMLEPGETPLACIVREVEEELGVRIAPAEVAHLMTRTRSYGIEHTFTAPLDVAAEDIRLTEGQRVAWFPVAEAIGMELAYEDADVLREVAGRVARG
- a CDS encoding S26 family signal peptidase, translating into MTDIQDRATGSAIAALELDLIELDLVTEEADLDPASPVLPVRGATRRAARTSRTIRRRTVLMWAATVLLTALVAVTLLFQASGGRWFVVQTPSMGTTAPVGTLLLTTPVLLEDLHVGDVVSFHPSTTPDETYTHRVIAVDADGITTRGDINGAVDPWKTDQAHLVGEATTILPGFGWLAKGVPLLLAGLVIVMVLTRPIGSPTHRASLRMLGGALVAALTVFLLKPFVGLVVLDAATRGDDVEATVVSTGMLPIRIAAEGGTHTTLAAGQVGTITAPAAEAGRFHDVTSTLDLPLWGWILFFGLCALPLLCTLVVGLPAEREERRA
- a CDS encoding MFS transporter, giving the protein MTTAAPGRIDEPAAPPRRRVAAWALWDWGSAAFNAVVTTFVFSTYLASSLFVDPAIVAAAGDDTRNPSLVAAKADTSGVISLALTIAGLLIAVLAPVLGQRSDGSGRRRLWLGINTGIVVLAMLGMVFVEPVPSYLWLGAVLLATGNVFFEFASVNYNAMLVQVSTPRTVGRVSGLGWGMGYVGGIVLLALLLGLFLFDFGTPGASGLLGLPSGAEGGALDVRIAILVAAIWCAVFSIPVLVGVPEIPATPGRKRQGIVDSYRTLFRRIAELYRESPRVLVFLLASAVFRDGLAAVFTFGAIIAAQVFGFSTTEVLLFGVAANVVAGIGTFAAGWFDDRFGAKPVILVSLLCLILGGSAVLAVGDAKAGFWATGLFLCLFVGPVQSSSRTFLARISPAGREGEMFGLYTTTGRAVSFLAPGLFGIAVAITGDTRFGIIGIVIVLLAGLLLMLRVRGADARVA
- a CDS encoding phosphotransferase, encoding MDGPLEGGNMNRVDREGDTVTRDAGPWTPTVHRWLRHLALAGVEGIPQPLGIEGGRERLTFMHGDVPVYPLPRWIWADDVLVQAGRRLRELHDASIGFMLGGSVWQSEVKVPAEVICHNDFAPHNLVFADGRLVGVIDMDMASPGPRIWDIAYLATRAVPLSGSAQDGAPGMDDARRRVELLLDAYGSDATWADVLRITILRLHDLAGISLAKADELGKPHLRADAACYSADAASLRGILDAERAHPA
- a CDS encoding MarR family transcriptional regulator, with the translated sequence MTPERTARRRDDAAAVDALANALHMIETAQRHLRTRIAQDIGVNVTDLTVISVVGDLGRMTPKLLASEISMGTGAVTAVIDRLVGAGHLDRVPNPKDRRSVFLELTAAGRKTLARMEADYRTAAAVALRASPALGTEETAEDIARAAIAMTAHTIDGPDATATA
- a CDS encoding LamG domain-containing protein; translation: MTVAARVAAIAASVSAVALGAVLLLAPGTSGAYTAAITNSNNTAASSAAFFTCSSAFAADKANALFAYPLNEATGSTTAVDAATGSNPGTYRGGMTSDTTSSRACSRDTGGAYVLDGSDSVTNALQAQGPATFSTEVWFKTTVKGGKLIGFGNSQAGSSSAYDRHTYVSTTGQLSFGTYNGGYQTITSSANVADGAWHHVVATMSPSTGMTLYLDGARVAQNTGFTAPESNSGYWRIGYDNTSGWPNAGSAYFVGSMRFAAVYKTALTATQVQNHYNAGR